A single window of Archangium gephyra DNA harbors:
- a CDS encoding Stp1/IreP family PP2C-type Ser/Thr phosphatase, whose product MKVVSAGLTDVGRKRNHNEDSFLIDDELQLYVVADGMGGHAGGGTASRIAVETIDKELRRAREGRDNPFVTTSNLQDALLPDALRTAVERACLAIFTTAQEDPRLSGMGTTVISLVVRDNQAFFAHVGDSRAYLVRGPLIQQISEDHSLVNEQIKAGMITPEEAKHSRYKNIITRSVGFEEEVQVDVMGVVAEPGDVFLLCSDGLANMVEDRELHEAVQASASLADVPKRLIDLANERGGDDNITVIVVQVSA is encoded by the coding sequence ATGAAGGTCGTCTCGGCCGGCCTCACGGATGTGGGGCGTAAGCGCAACCATAATGAAGACAGCTTCCTGATCGACGACGAGCTCCAGCTCTATGTCGTCGCGGATGGCATGGGCGGCCATGCTGGGGGCGGTACCGCCTCCCGCATCGCCGTCGAGACCATCGACAAGGAGCTCAGACGGGCCCGTGAAGGCCGGGACAACCCGTTCGTCACCACCTCCAACCTGCAGGACGCGCTCCTGCCGGATGCCTTGCGTACGGCGGTGGAGAGGGCCTGTCTGGCCATCTTCACCACCGCGCAGGAGGATCCGCGACTGTCGGGCATGGGGACGACGGTCATCTCGCTCGTCGTGCGCGACAATCAGGCGTTCTTCGCGCACGTGGGCGACAGCCGCGCCTACCTCGTCCGGGGCCCCCTCATCCAGCAGATCTCCGAGGACCACTCGCTGGTCAACGAGCAGATCAAGGCCGGGATGATCACCCCCGAGGAGGCCAAGCACTCCCGCTACAAGAACATCATCACGCGCTCGGTGGGCTTCGAGGAAGAAGTCCAGGTGGACGTGATGGGTGTGGTGGCGGAGCCAGGAGACGTCTTCCTGCTGTGCTCGGACGGTCTCGCCAACATGGTCGAGGACCGGGAACTGCACGAAGCGGTGCAGGCCTCGGCCAGCCTCGCCGACGTTCCCAAGCGGCTCATCGACCTGGCGAACGAGCGTGGCGGCGACGACAACATCACCGTCATCGTCGTTCAGGTTTCAGCCTGA
- a CDS encoding M23 family metallopeptidase yields MAKKSYTLIVVPDHESPVKRYRVQKSLFLQVGGGLLLLAGLALGATLHYFQVARDAAENRILREENLTLRGQLKSVRERIEHIGSTLDRVERFDQKLRAITLLSDPQRNLAMGPVEQEPGVGSPAAETQFTELASMESPKALSGKLDRLSAEATRQEQSLHELQAYFQDQKSLLASTPSLWPTRGWVTSDFGSRLDPYTADRVMHAGMDIAAPHGKDVFAPSDGTVVFAGLEGGYGNVIVIDHGYGIKTRYGHLAKILVKAGDRVKRGGLIAAVGNTGRSTGPHLHYEVRVNGIPQNPRKFILEE; encoded by the coding sequence TTGGCGAAAAAGTCCTACACCCTGATCGTGGTCCCGGACCACGAATCACCGGTCAAACGCTACCGCGTGCAGAAGTCGCTGTTCCTCCAGGTGGGGGGCGGCCTTCTGCTGCTGGCGGGGTTGGCCCTGGGGGCCACCCTTCACTACTTCCAGGTGGCTCGGGACGCGGCGGAGAACCGGATTCTCCGTGAGGAGAACCTGACGCTGCGCGGGCAGTTGAAGTCGGTGAGGGAGCGCATCGAGCACATCGGCTCCACGCTGGACCGGGTGGAGCGGTTCGACCAGAAGCTGCGGGCCATCACGCTGCTGTCGGATCCGCAGCGCAACCTGGCCATGGGCCCGGTGGAGCAGGAGCCGGGGGTGGGTTCTCCGGCGGCGGAGACGCAGTTCACCGAGCTGGCGAGCATGGAGTCGCCCAAGGCGCTGTCGGGGAAGTTGGATCGGCTGAGCGCCGAGGCCACCCGGCAGGAGCAGAGCCTCCACGAGCTGCAGGCCTACTTCCAGGACCAGAAGTCGCTGCTGGCCTCCACGCCGTCGCTGTGGCCGACGCGCGGCTGGGTGACGAGTGACTTCGGTTCGCGGTTGGATCCGTACACGGCGGACCGGGTGATGCACGCGGGCATGGACATCGCGGCGCCGCACGGCAAGGACGTCTTCGCGCCGTCGGACGGCACGGTGGTGTTCGCGGGCCTGGAGGGCGGTTACGGCAACGTGATCGTCATCGACCACGGCTACGGCATCAAGACGCGCTACGGCCACCTGGCGAAGATCCTGGTGAAGGCGGGTGACCGGGTGAAGCGGGGCGGGCTGATCGCGGCGGTGGGCAACACGGGCCGCTCGACGGGTCCGCACCTGCACTACGAAGTGCGCGTCAACGGCATCCCGCAGAACCCGCGCAAGTTCATCCTCGAGGAGTAG